A window of Hevea brasiliensis isolate MT/VB/25A 57/8 chromosome 14, ASM3005281v1, whole genome shotgun sequence contains these coding sequences:
- the LOC110648899 gene encoding thiamine biosynthetic bifunctional enzyme TH1, chloroplastic isoform X3, protein MASCGILFNSSIFNKVKKFLLYHKPVVLRSRFSNLIVHQSQKIRTFMEMEGNGASVSDDASKPKIPHVLTVAGSDSGAGAGIQADIKACAARGVYCSTVITAVTAQNTVGVQGVNIVPQDFVAEQLKSVLSDMQVDVAALVVDPVMVSTSGDVLAGPSILSSFREELLPLADIVTPNIKEASALLGGMPLETVADMCSAAKLLHAIGPRNILVKGGDLPDSLDAVDIFFDGKDYHELRSPRIKTRNTHGTGCTLASCIAAELAKGSSMLSAVKVAKRYVETALEYSKDIFIGNGRQGPFDHLLRLTNSIRSGRQQTFNPSDLFLYAVTDSQMNKKWGRSMVDAIKAAIEGGATIVQLREKDAETREFLDMAKACLEICRSHGVPLLIDDRVDVALACDADGVHVGHSDMPVRIARALLGPEKIIGVSCKTPEQAQQAWIDGADYIGCGGVYPTNTKANNPTLGLDGLKAVCIASKLPVVAIGGINASNAGCVMETGVSNLEGVAVVSALFDKESVLAETRNLHAILMEAASQVK, encoded by the exons ATGGCAAGCTGTGGAATACTCTTCAATTCATCCATCTTCAACAAGGTAAAG AAATTTTTGTTGTATCATAAACCTGTTGTTCTGAGATCAAGATTCTCGAATTTGATAGTTCATCAAAGCCAAAAAATCAGAACGTTCATGGAAATGGAAGGAAACGGTGCTTCAGTGTCAGATGATGCGTCGAAACCAAAGATACCTCATGTGTTGACTGTTGCCGGGTCTGATTCGGGTGCTGGCGCTGGAATACAAGCCGATATTAAGGCCTGTGCTGCGCGTGGAGTGTATTGTTCCACTGTGATCACTGCTGttactgcacaaaacactgttgGAGTTCAG GGTGTAAACATTGTTCCTCAGGATTTTGTTGCTGAGCAGTTGAAGTCTGTGCTTTCTGATATGCAAGTTGATGTG GCAGCTTTGGTGGTGGATCCTGTCATGGTATCTACAAGTGGAGATGTGCTGGCTGGTCCCTCCATTCTTTCTAGTTTTCG AGAGGAGCTCCTTCCCTTGGCTGACATAGTAACTCCAAATATAAAAGAGGCATCTGCTTTACTTGGTGGGATGCCACTTGAAACAGTTGCTGACATGTGCTCTGCTGCAAAACTTTTGCATGCTATAGGTCCCCG GAATATACTCGTCAAAGGTGGTGACCTCCCTGACTCTTTGGATGCTGTTGATATTTTCTTTGATG GCAAAGACTACCATGAGTTGCGCTCACCTCGCATAAAAACTCGCAACACCCATGGTACTGGTTGCACATTAGCATCATGTATAGCAGCTGAGCTGGCTAAAGGTTCTTCAATGCTTTCGGCTGTTAAG GTAGCTAAGCGCTATGTTGAGACTGCCTTGGAGTACAGCAAAGACATTTTCATTGGAAATGGGCGGCAAGGCCCCTTTGATCACCTATTAAGGCTTACGAATAGTATTCGCTCTGGTCGACAGCAGACATTCAATCCAAGTGACCTATTTTTATATGCTGTTACAGACTCTCAGATGAATAAAAAGTGGGGACGATCTATGGTGGATGCCATTAAAGCAGCAATAGAAGGAGGTGCTACCATTGTTCAATTGAG GGAGAAGGATGCTGAAACAAGGGAGTTCTTGGACATGGCAAAAGCATGTCTTGAAATTTGCCGTTCCCATGGAGTTCCTCTATTGATAGATGACCGAGTTGATGTAGCCCTTGCATGTGATGCTGATGGCGTACATGTTGGTCATTCTGATATGCCTGTTCGTATTGCCCGCGCTCTTCTTGGCCCTGAAAAGATAATTGGTGTATCATGCAAAACACCTGAGCAAGCCCAGCAAGCATGGATTGATGGTGCTGATTACATAGGTTGTGGTGGTGTATATCCAACAAATACAAAAGCAAACAATCCAACCCTTGGTTTGGATGGGTTAAAAGCTGTTTGTATAGCATCTAAGTTACCAGTGGTTGCTATTGGTGGCATCAATGCTTCAAATGCAGGCTGTGTGATGGAAACTGGAGTGTCAAATCTGGAAGGCGTTGCAGTTGTTTCAGCTCTATTTGACAAGGAAAGTGTTCTGGCTGAGACCAGGAATCTGCATGCAATACTGATGGAGGCAGCATCCCAGGTGAAGTGA
- the LOC110648899 gene encoding thiamine biosynthetic bifunctional enzyme TH1, chloroplastic isoform X2, with product MASCGILFNSSIFNKKFLLYHKPVVLRSRFSNLIVHQSQKIRTFMEMEGNGASVSDDASKPKIPHVLTVAGSDSGAGAGIQADIKACAARGVYCSTVITAVTAQNTVGVQGVNIVPQDFVAEQLKSVLSDMQVDVVKTGMLPSIDIVKILNQSLRKFPVRALVVDPVMVSTSGDVLAGPSILSSFREELLPLADIVTPNIKEASALLGGMPLETVADMCSAAKLLHAIGPRNILVKGGDLPDSLDAVDIFFDGKDYHELRSPRIKTRNTHGTGCTLASCIAAELAKGSSMLSAVKVAKRYVETALEYSKDIFIGNGRQGPFDHLLRLTNSIRSGRQQTFNPSDLFLYAVTDSQMNKKWGRSMVDAIKAAIEGGATIVQLREKDAETREFLDMAKACLEICRSHGVPLLIDDRVDVALACDADGVHVGHSDMPVRIARALLGPEKIIGVSCKTPEQAQQAWIDGADYIGCGGVYPTNTKANNPTLGLDGLKAVCIASKLPVVAIGGINASNAGCVMETGVSNLEGVAVVSALFDKESVLAETRNLHAILMEAASQVK from the exons ATGGCAAGCTGTGGAATACTCTTCAATTCATCCATCTTCAACAAG AAATTTTTGTTGTATCATAAACCTGTTGTTCTGAGATCAAGATTCTCGAATTTGATAGTTCATCAAAGCCAAAAAATCAGAACGTTCATGGAAATGGAAGGAAACGGTGCTTCAGTGTCAGATGATGCGTCGAAACCAAAGATACCTCATGTGTTGACTGTTGCCGGGTCTGATTCGGGTGCTGGCGCTGGAATACAAGCCGATATTAAGGCCTGTGCTGCGCGTGGAGTGTATTGTTCCACTGTGATCACTGCTGttactgcacaaaacactgttgGAGTTCAG GGTGTAAACATTGTTCCTCAGGATTTTGTTGCTGAGCAGTTGAAGTCTGTGCTTTCTGATATGCAAGTTGATGTG GTGAAAACAGGCATGCTACCTTCTATTGATATAGTCAAGATTCTTAATCAGAGTCTTAGGAAGTTTCCTGTCAGAG CTTTGGTGGTGGATCCTGTCATGGTATCTACAAGTGGAGATGTGCTGGCTGGTCCCTCCATTCTTTCTAGTTTTCG AGAGGAGCTCCTTCCCTTGGCTGACATAGTAACTCCAAATATAAAAGAGGCATCTGCTTTACTTGGTGGGATGCCACTTGAAACAGTTGCTGACATGTGCTCTGCTGCAAAACTTTTGCATGCTATAGGTCCCCG GAATATACTCGTCAAAGGTGGTGACCTCCCTGACTCTTTGGATGCTGTTGATATTTTCTTTGATG GCAAAGACTACCATGAGTTGCGCTCACCTCGCATAAAAACTCGCAACACCCATGGTACTGGTTGCACATTAGCATCATGTATAGCAGCTGAGCTGGCTAAAGGTTCTTCAATGCTTTCGGCTGTTAAG GTAGCTAAGCGCTATGTTGAGACTGCCTTGGAGTACAGCAAAGACATTTTCATTGGAAATGGGCGGCAAGGCCCCTTTGATCACCTATTAAGGCTTACGAATAGTATTCGCTCTGGTCGACAGCAGACATTCAATCCAAGTGACCTATTTTTATATGCTGTTACAGACTCTCAGATGAATAAAAAGTGGGGACGATCTATGGTGGATGCCATTAAAGCAGCAATAGAAGGAGGTGCTACCATTGTTCAATTGAG GGAGAAGGATGCTGAAACAAGGGAGTTCTTGGACATGGCAAAAGCATGTCTTGAAATTTGCCGTTCCCATGGAGTTCCTCTATTGATAGATGACCGAGTTGATGTAGCCCTTGCATGTGATGCTGATGGCGTACATGTTGGTCATTCTGATATGCCTGTTCGTATTGCCCGCGCTCTTCTTGGCCCTGAAAAGATAATTGGTGTATCATGCAAAACACCTGAGCAAGCCCAGCAAGCATGGATTGATGGTGCTGATTACATAGGTTGTGGTGGTGTATATCCAACAAATACAAAAGCAAACAATCCAACCCTTGGTTTGGATGGGTTAAAAGCTGTTTGTATAGCATCTAAGTTACCAGTGGTTGCTATTGGTGGCATCAATGCTTCAAATGCAGGCTGTGTGATGGAAACTGGAGTGTCAAATCTGGAAGGCGTTGCAGTTGTTTCAGCTCTATTTGACAAGGAAAGTGTTCTGGCTGAGACCAGGAATCTGCATGCAATACTGATGGAGGCAGCATCCCAGGTGAAGTGA
- the LOC110648899 gene encoding thiamine biosynthetic bifunctional enzyme TH1, chloroplastic isoform X1: MASCGILFNSSIFNKVKKFLLYHKPVVLRSRFSNLIVHQSQKIRTFMEMEGNGASVSDDASKPKIPHVLTVAGSDSGAGAGIQADIKACAARGVYCSTVITAVTAQNTVGVQGVNIVPQDFVAEQLKSVLSDMQVDVVKTGMLPSIDIVKILNQSLRKFPVRALVVDPVMVSTSGDVLAGPSILSSFREELLPLADIVTPNIKEASALLGGMPLETVADMCSAAKLLHAIGPRNILVKGGDLPDSLDAVDIFFDGKDYHELRSPRIKTRNTHGTGCTLASCIAAELAKGSSMLSAVKVAKRYVETALEYSKDIFIGNGRQGPFDHLLRLTNSIRSGRQQTFNPSDLFLYAVTDSQMNKKWGRSMVDAIKAAIEGGATIVQLREKDAETREFLDMAKACLEICRSHGVPLLIDDRVDVALACDADGVHVGHSDMPVRIARALLGPEKIIGVSCKTPEQAQQAWIDGADYIGCGGVYPTNTKANNPTLGLDGLKAVCIASKLPVVAIGGINASNAGCVMETGVSNLEGVAVVSALFDKESVLAETRNLHAILMEAASQVK; encoded by the exons ATGGCAAGCTGTGGAATACTCTTCAATTCATCCATCTTCAACAAGGTAAAG AAATTTTTGTTGTATCATAAACCTGTTGTTCTGAGATCAAGATTCTCGAATTTGATAGTTCATCAAAGCCAAAAAATCAGAACGTTCATGGAAATGGAAGGAAACGGTGCTTCAGTGTCAGATGATGCGTCGAAACCAAAGATACCTCATGTGTTGACTGTTGCCGGGTCTGATTCGGGTGCTGGCGCTGGAATACAAGCCGATATTAAGGCCTGTGCTGCGCGTGGAGTGTATTGTTCCACTGTGATCACTGCTGttactgcacaaaacactgttgGAGTTCAG GGTGTAAACATTGTTCCTCAGGATTTTGTTGCTGAGCAGTTGAAGTCTGTGCTTTCTGATATGCAAGTTGATGTG GTGAAAACAGGCATGCTACCTTCTATTGATATAGTCAAGATTCTTAATCAGAGTCTTAGGAAGTTTCCTGTCAGAG CTTTGGTGGTGGATCCTGTCATGGTATCTACAAGTGGAGATGTGCTGGCTGGTCCCTCCATTCTTTCTAGTTTTCG AGAGGAGCTCCTTCCCTTGGCTGACATAGTAACTCCAAATATAAAAGAGGCATCTGCTTTACTTGGTGGGATGCCACTTGAAACAGTTGCTGACATGTGCTCTGCTGCAAAACTTTTGCATGCTATAGGTCCCCG GAATATACTCGTCAAAGGTGGTGACCTCCCTGACTCTTTGGATGCTGTTGATATTTTCTTTGATG GCAAAGACTACCATGAGTTGCGCTCACCTCGCATAAAAACTCGCAACACCCATGGTACTGGTTGCACATTAGCATCATGTATAGCAGCTGAGCTGGCTAAAGGTTCTTCAATGCTTTCGGCTGTTAAG GTAGCTAAGCGCTATGTTGAGACTGCCTTGGAGTACAGCAAAGACATTTTCATTGGAAATGGGCGGCAAGGCCCCTTTGATCACCTATTAAGGCTTACGAATAGTATTCGCTCTGGTCGACAGCAGACATTCAATCCAAGTGACCTATTTTTATATGCTGTTACAGACTCTCAGATGAATAAAAAGTGGGGACGATCTATGGTGGATGCCATTAAAGCAGCAATAGAAGGAGGTGCTACCATTGTTCAATTGAG GGAGAAGGATGCTGAAACAAGGGAGTTCTTGGACATGGCAAAAGCATGTCTTGAAATTTGCCGTTCCCATGGAGTTCCTCTATTGATAGATGACCGAGTTGATGTAGCCCTTGCATGTGATGCTGATGGCGTACATGTTGGTCATTCTGATATGCCTGTTCGTATTGCCCGCGCTCTTCTTGGCCCTGAAAAGATAATTGGTGTATCATGCAAAACACCTGAGCAAGCCCAGCAAGCATGGATTGATGGTGCTGATTACATAGGTTGTGGTGGTGTATATCCAACAAATACAAAAGCAAACAATCCAACCCTTGGTTTGGATGGGTTAAAAGCTGTTTGTATAGCATCTAAGTTACCAGTGGTTGCTATTGGTGGCATCAATGCTTCAAATGCAGGCTGTGTGATGGAAACTGGAGTGTCAAATCTGGAAGGCGTTGCAGTTGTTTCAGCTCTATTTGACAAGGAAAGTGTTCTGGCTGAGACCAGGAATCTGCATGCAATACTGATGGAGGCAGCATCCCAGGTGAAGTGA
- the LOC110648899 gene encoding thiamine biosynthetic bifunctional enzyme TH1, chloroplastic isoform X4 — MEMEGNGASVSDDASKPKIPHVLTVAGSDSGAGAGIQADIKACAARGVYCSTVITAVTAQNTVGVQGVNIVPQDFVAEQLKSVLSDMQVDVVKTGMLPSIDIVKILNQSLRKFPVRALVVDPVMVSTSGDVLAGPSILSSFREELLPLADIVTPNIKEASALLGGMPLETVADMCSAAKLLHAIGPRNILVKGGDLPDSLDAVDIFFDGKDYHELRSPRIKTRNTHGTGCTLASCIAAELAKGSSMLSAVKVAKRYVETALEYSKDIFIGNGRQGPFDHLLRLTNSIRSGRQQTFNPSDLFLYAVTDSQMNKKWGRSMVDAIKAAIEGGATIVQLREKDAETREFLDMAKACLEICRSHGVPLLIDDRVDVALACDADGVHVGHSDMPVRIARALLGPEKIIGVSCKTPEQAQQAWIDGADYIGCGGVYPTNTKANNPTLGLDGLKAVCIASKLPVVAIGGINASNAGCVMETGVSNLEGVAVVSALFDKESVLAETRNLHAILMEAASQVK; from the exons ATGGAAATGGAAGGAAACGGTGCTTCAGTGTCAGATGATGCGTCGAAACCAAAGATACCTCATGTGTTGACTGTTGCCGGGTCTGATTCGGGTGCTGGCGCTGGAATACAAGCCGATATTAAGGCCTGTGCTGCGCGTGGAGTGTATTGTTCCACTGTGATCACTGCTGttactgcacaaaacactgttgGAGTTCAG GGTGTAAACATTGTTCCTCAGGATTTTGTTGCTGAGCAGTTGAAGTCTGTGCTTTCTGATATGCAAGTTGATGTG GTGAAAACAGGCATGCTACCTTCTATTGATATAGTCAAGATTCTTAATCAGAGTCTTAGGAAGTTTCCTGTCAGAG CTTTGGTGGTGGATCCTGTCATGGTATCTACAAGTGGAGATGTGCTGGCTGGTCCCTCCATTCTTTCTAGTTTTCG AGAGGAGCTCCTTCCCTTGGCTGACATAGTAACTCCAAATATAAAAGAGGCATCTGCTTTACTTGGTGGGATGCCACTTGAAACAGTTGCTGACATGTGCTCTGCTGCAAAACTTTTGCATGCTATAGGTCCCCG GAATATACTCGTCAAAGGTGGTGACCTCCCTGACTCTTTGGATGCTGTTGATATTTTCTTTGATG GCAAAGACTACCATGAGTTGCGCTCACCTCGCATAAAAACTCGCAACACCCATGGTACTGGTTGCACATTAGCATCATGTATAGCAGCTGAGCTGGCTAAAGGTTCTTCAATGCTTTCGGCTGTTAAG GTAGCTAAGCGCTATGTTGAGACTGCCTTGGAGTACAGCAAAGACATTTTCATTGGAAATGGGCGGCAAGGCCCCTTTGATCACCTATTAAGGCTTACGAATAGTATTCGCTCTGGTCGACAGCAGACATTCAATCCAAGTGACCTATTTTTATATGCTGTTACAGACTCTCAGATGAATAAAAAGTGGGGACGATCTATGGTGGATGCCATTAAAGCAGCAATAGAAGGAGGTGCTACCATTGTTCAATTGAG GGAGAAGGATGCTGAAACAAGGGAGTTCTTGGACATGGCAAAAGCATGTCTTGAAATTTGCCGTTCCCATGGAGTTCCTCTATTGATAGATGACCGAGTTGATGTAGCCCTTGCATGTGATGCTGATGGCGTACATGTTGGTCATTCTGATATGCCTGTTCGTATTGCCCGCGCTCTTCTTGGCCCTGAAAAGATAATTGGTGTATCATGCAAAACACCTGAGCAAGCCCAGCAAGCATGGATTGATGGTGCTGATTACATAGGTTGTGGTGGTGTATATCCAACAAATACAAAAGCAAACAATCCAACCCTTGGTTTGGATGGGTTAAAAGCTGTTTGTATAGCATCTAAGTTACCAGTGGTTGCTATTGGTGGCATCAATGCTTCAAATGCAGGCTGTGTGATGGAAACTGGAGTGTCAAATCTGGAAGGCGTTGCAGTTGTTTCAGCTCTATTTGACAAGGAAAGTGTTCTGGCTGAGACCAGGAATCTGCATGCAATACTGATGGAGGCAGCATCCCAGGTGAAGTGA
- the LOC110648898 gene encoding serine/threonine-protein kinase SRK2A: protein MDKYELVKDIGSGNFGVARLMRNKETKELVAMKYIERGHKIDENVAREIINHRSLIHPNIIRFKEVVLTPTHLAIVMEYAAGGELFERICNAGRFSEDEARYFFQQLISGVSYCHALQICHRDLKLENTLLDGSPAPRLKICDFGYSKSSLLHSRPKSTVGTPAYIAPEVLSRREYDGKMADVWSCGVTLYVMLVGAYPFEDQEDPKNFRKTINRIMAVQYKIPDYVHISQDCRHLLSRIFVANPSRRITIKEIKSHPWFLTNLPRELTEAAQAMYYRRGNNTFSLQNDEEIMKIVEEAKVPPSVSRSIGGFGWGGEEDGDGKEDDTEAEEEEEEDEYDKRVKEAQASGEFHVS from the exons ATGGACAAGTACGAGCTTGTGAAGGATATAGGATCGGGGAATTTTGGAGTGGCCAGGCTCATGAGGAACAAGGAGACCAAAGAGCTCGTCGCTATGAAGTACATCGAGCGCGGCCACAag ATTGATGAGAATGTGGCAAGGGAAATCATAAATCACAGATCGCTTATCCACCCAAACATAATTCGTTTCAAGGAG GTGGTTTTGACACCAACCCATCTCGCCATTGTTATGGAATATGCTGCAGGAGGAGAGCTCTTTGAGCGAATCTGCAATGCTGGAAGATTCAGTGAAGATGAG GCTAGATACTTTTTTCAACAGCTTATTTCAGGAGTCAGTTACTGCCATGCTCTG CAAATTTGCCATAGAGATTTGAAGCTAGAAAATACCTTGCTGGACGGAAGCCCAGCACCACGACTGAAAATCTGTGACTTTGGttattctaag TCATCATTGCTGCATTCAAGACCCAAATCCACAGTTGGCACTCCAGCATATATTGCCCCAGAGGTTCTTTCTAGGAGAGAATACGACGGCAAG ATGGCAGATGTATGGTCCTGTGGAGTGACTCTGTATGTTATGCTTGTTGGAGCATACCCATTTGAAGATCAAGAGGACCCAAAGAATTTCAGAAAAACTATCAAT AGAATAATGGCTGTTCAATACAAGATCCCTGACTATGTCCACATATCTCAAGATTGCAGACATCTCCTTTCTCGCATATTTGTTGCAAACCCTTCCAGG AGGATCACAATTAAAGAAATCAAGAGCCATCCATGGTTTTTGACGAACTTGCCTAGGGAACTGACAGAGGCAGCTCAAGCCATGTACTATAGGCGAGGAAATAATACCTTTTCCTTACAAAATGATGAAGAAATCATGAAGATTGTGGAAGAGGCCAAAGTTCCTCCTTCGGTATCTCGATCTATTGGAGGCTTTGGTTGGGGAGGAGAAGAAGACGGTGATGGAAAGGAAGATGACACagaggctgaagaagaagaagaggaagatgaaTATGATAAGAGAGTTAAGGAGGCGCAAGCAAGTGGAGAATTTCATGTGAGTTAA